The following proteins come from a genomic window of Flavobacterium crocinum:
- the atpD gene encoding F0F1 ATP synthase subunit beta, which translates to MSKVIGKVAQIIGPVVDVVFNGKDVELPKIYDSLEVTKKDGTILVLEVQSHIGENTVRTISMDSTDGLSRGYEVVGTGNPIQMPIGPDVYGRLFNVVGDAIDGLGDLPKTGENGLPIHRQAPKFEDLSTSSEVLFTGIKVIDLIEPYAKGGKIGLFGGAGVGKTVLIQELINNIAKGHGGLSVFAGVGERTREGNDLLREMLESGIIKYGDDFMHSMENGGWDLSKVDMPGMRESKATFVFGQMNEPPGARARVALSGLSIAEYFRDGAGSDQGKDVLFFVDNIFRFTQAGSEVSALLGRMPSAVGYQPTLATEMGAMQERITSTNKGSITSVQAVYVPADDLTDPAPATTFAHLDATTVLSRKIAELGIYPAVDPLDSTSRILTPHILGDEHYNCAQRVKEILQKYKQLQDIIAILGMEELSEEDKLSVSRARRVQRFLSQPFHVAEQFTGIPGVLVDIKDTIKGFNMIIDGELDHLPEAAFNLKGSIQDAIEAGEKMLAEA; encoded by the coding sequence ATGTCAAAAGTAATAGGAAAAGTTGCTCAAATCATTGGACCAGTAGTTGACGTAGTTTTCAACGGTAAAGATGTTGAACTTCCAAAAATTTATGATTCTCTAGAAGTCACTAAAAAAGATGGAACTATCTTAGTTCTAGAAGTACAATCTCACATTGGGGAAAACACTGTTCGTACAATCTCTATGGACTCTACAGACGGTTTGTCTAGAGGATATGAGGTAGTTGGAACTGGAAATCCAATTCAAATGCCAATCGGTCCAGATGTATATGGACGTTTATTTAATGTTGTTGGAGATGCAATTGATGGTTTAGGTGATTTACCAAAAACTGGAGAAAACGGTCTGCCAATTCACAGACAAGCTCCAAAATTCGAAGATTTATCAACTTCATCTGAAGTTTTATTTACAGGTATCAAAGTAATCGATTTGATCGAGCCTTACGCAAAAGGAGGTAAAATTGGATTGTTTGGTGGTGCTGGTGTTGGTAAAACAGTATTGATTCAGGAGTTGATCAACAATATCGCAAAAGGTCACGGTGGACTTTCAGTATTCGCAGGAGTAGGCGAAAGAACACGTGAAGGAAATGACTTGCTTCGTGAGATGTTAGAGTCAGGAATTATTAAATATGGTGATGATTTCATGCACTCTATGGAAAATGGAGGATGGGATTTATCTAAAGTAGATATGCCAGGAATGAGAGAGTCTAAAGCTACTTTCGTTTTCGGACAAATGAATGAGCCACCTGGAGCTCGTGCACGTGTGGCACTTTCAGGATTATCTATCGCTGAGTATTTCCGTGATGGAGCTGGATCTGACCAAGGAAAAGATGTATTATTCTTCGTTGATAATATCTTCCGTTTTACACAAGCAGGTTCTGAGGTATCGGCACTTTTAGGTCGTATGCCATCTGCGGTAGGTTACCAACCAACATTGGCAACTGAGATGGGTGCTATGCAAGAGCGTATTACATCTACAAACAAAGGATCTATTACATCTGTACAAGCGGTTTACGTTCCTGCGGATGACTTAACTGACCCGGCGCCGGCTACAACTTTCGCGCACTTAGATGCTACAACTGTATTGTCTCGTAAAATTGCTGAGTTAGGTATCTATCCTGCGGTTGATCCGTTAGATTCTACTTCAAGAATCTTAACTCCACACATCTTAGGAGATGAGCACTACAACTGTGCACAAAGAGTTAAAGAAATTCTTCAAAAATACAAACAATTACAAGATATCATCGCGATCTTAGGTATGGAAGAGTTATCTGAAGAAGATAAACTTTCTGTATCAAGAGCACGTCGTGTACAACGTTTCTTGTCTCAGCCATTCCACGTAGCAGAGCAATTTACAGGTATTCCGGGTGTATTAGTTGATATTAAAGATACTATCAAAGGATTCAACATGATTATCGATGGTGAGTTAGATCACCTTCCAGAAGCTGCATTCAACCTAAAAGGTTCTATTCAGGATGCAATCGAAGCTGGAGAGAAAATGTTAGCTGAAGCATAA
- a CDS encoding SGNH/GDSL hydrolase family protein, giving the protein MIKNFKWLLLVSLTFMACNSDDDVTAPVDSSDGKPLTAGSADFSKYVALGDSFAAGFSDNALFIKGQEGAYPNILAQQFALVGGGEFKTPFANDNIGGLLLGGNVIAGPRLYFNSTPVPVDGKPTTEITAHLTGSFNNLGVPGAKSFHLLAPGYGNAAGVATGTANPYFARFSSSTTTTVLADALSQNPTFFSLWIGGNDELGYATAGGDPAVNPLTPPATFEAAYKGLVAQLVAGGRKGVIANLPNITTLPHFHVIAYNQLTQANLSSGGVSLVNTLNAQLYGPLSNALTFLGQGSRIKPLSTTGNNPLLIVDETLPDLSANLKAVLMGGGLDVATATVMGQIFGRARQALPTDLIVLGASSRIGQAPTVAADGIASPSPSLSQLGVTFPLPDRYVLLPSEVAEIEAATTAYNLVINAAAEANGLAIVDAKTIMDDLNKPNGVSMNDFTLKATFVTGGMFSLDGVHPSPRGYAFIANKFIQAINAKYGSNLKGVNIGNYQVLFPKQL; this is encoded by the coding sequence ATGATAAAAAATTTCAAATGGCTTTTATTGGTTTCGTTAACCTTTATGGCTTGTAATAGTGATGATGATGTGACGGCTCCTGTAGATTCGTCTGATGGTAAGCCTTTGACAGCAGGAAGCGCAGATTTTTCTAAATATGTAGCATTAGGAGATTCTTTTGCGGCAGGTTTTAGCGACAATGCTTTGTTTATTAAAGGGCAGGAAGGTGCGTATCCGAATATTTTGGCGCAACAATTTGCTTTAGTAGGAGGAGGAGAGTTTAAAACACCTTTTGCAAATGATAATATTGGAGGGCTTTTGTTGGGTGGAAACGTTATTGCCGGACCTCGTTTGTATTTTAATAGCACTCCGGTTCCTGTAGATGGTAAGCCAACAACTGAGATAACAGCGCATTTGACAGGAAGTTTTAATAATTTAGGAGTTCCGGGGGCAAAAAGTTTTCATTTGTTAGCTCCTGGCTATGGTAATGCAGCGGGAGTTGCAACAGGGACAGCAAATCCTTATTTTGCTCGTTTTTCATCCAGTACTACAACAACAGTTCTGGCAGATGCTTTAAGTCAGAATCCTACTTTTTTCTCTTTGTGGATTGGAGGTAATGATGAATTAGGATATGCAACTGCAGGTGGAGATCCTGCAGTAAATCCGTTGACGCCTCCTGCAACTTTTGAAGCTGCTTATAAAGGTTTGGTTGCTCAGCTGGTTGCTGGTGGCAGAAAAGGAGTTATTGCTAATCTTCCTAATATTACAACTCTTCCTCATTTTCATGTAATCGCTTACAATCAGTTAACTCAGGCTAATTTAAGTTCTGGAGGGGTTAGTTTGGTTAATACCTTAAATGCGCAATTGTATGGGCCTTTAAGCAATGCTTTGACTTTTTTAGGACAAGGAAGTAGAATTAAGCCTTTGTCAACAACCGGAAATAATCCGCTTTTAATTGTAGATGAAACTTTACCAGATCTTTCGGCAAATTTAAAAGCTGTTTTAATGGGAGGAGGATTAGATGTTGCAACTGCGACAGTAATGGGGCAGATTTTTGGACGAGCAAGACAAGCGCTTCCTACTGATTTAATTGTTTTAGGTGCTTCTTCCAGAATTGGACAGGCTCCAACTGTAGCCGCTGACGGAATTGCTTCGCCTTCGCCATCATTGTCACAGTTAGGGGTTACTTTTCCTTTACCGGACAGATATGTGTTATTGCCTTCTGAAGTGGCAGAAATAGAAGCAGCTACTACTGCATATAATTTAGTTATTAATGCTGCGGCTGAAGCAAATGGTTTGGCAATTGTTGATGCTAAAACAATTATGGATGATTTGAATAAACCAAATGGAGTTTCAATGAATGATTTTACTTTAAAAGCAACATTTGTTACTGGCGGAATGTTTTCTTTAGACGGAGTTCATCCTTCTCCAAGAGGATATGCTTTTATTGCTAATAAATTTATTCAGGCAATTAATGCTAAGTATGGTTCAAACTTAAAAGGAGTAAATATTGGTAATTATCAGGTGTTATTCCCAAAACAATTATAG